A window of the Canis lupus baileyi chromosome 1, mCanLup2.hap1, whole genome shotgun sequence genome harbors these coding sequences:
- the KCNG2 gene encoding LOW QUALITY PROTEIN: voltage-gated potassium channel regulatory subunit KCNG2 (The sequence of the model RefSeq protein was modified relative to this genomic sequence to represent the inferred CDS: inserted 8 bases in 6 codons; deleted 2 bases in 1 codon) has product MALRPEPAGGRRVSPYRGRLQGAPGCPLARLERLRACRGHGEVLRVXHEFFDRSPCASRATAALALGAXGPPGHRRGRLGRCCLRRRLRRREEEAEEAAEARGAAGRPGGAGHGRRLRDPLDDPRSSPACPSPSWPPPVGLCLGTIPXIRAEEKPGECSPKCRGHFVGETVCVAWFSFEFLLRSLQAESKCAFLRSPLDIIYILAILPVYASXLVGLVAGGAGAVAGGAALLELERAGLGLGLALRLLRALRAXSLGLRSLGXTVRRCELGLLLLFLCVAMALFAPPVHLGTWAPGSASWAGARRDFSSEPASYWWAVISMTTVGYGDTGQAVALSSILSGILLMAFPVTSIFHTFSRSYCELKEQQQRAASPAALREDSTRSATATATATATATATEGSWPGPGGAGQGGVPVPGVYRTAPRQ; this is encoded by the exons ATGGCCCTGCGCCCTGAGCCCGCGGGCGGCCGGCGCGTGTCACCATATCGTGGGCGGCTGCAGGGTGCGCCTGGCTGTCCCCTCGCGCGCCTGGAGCGCCTGCGGGCCTGCCGAGGCCACGGCGAGGTCCTGCGGGT CCACGAGTTCTTCGACCGCAGCCCGTGCGCCTCCCGCGCCACCGCGGCGCTGGCCTTGGGCGC GGGGCCTCCGGGGCATCGACGAGGGCGCCTGGGGCGCTGCTGCCTCCGCCGCCGCCTGCGCCGCCgcgaggaggaggcggaggaggcggccgaggcgcgcggggccgcggggagaCCAGGGGGCGCGGGGCACGGCCGGCGCCTGCGGGACCCGCTGGACGACCCGCGCTCTTCGCCGGCGTGTCCGTCGCCTTCGTGGCCGCCACCGGTCGGCCTGTGCCTGGGCACCATCC ACATCCGCGCGGAGGAGAAGCCG GGCGAGTGTTCCCCCAAGTGCCGCGGCCACTTCGTGGGGGAGACCGTGTGCGTGGCCTGGTTCTCCTTCGAGTTCCTGCTGCGCTCACTGCAGGCGGAGAGCAAGTGCGCCTTCCTGCGGTCGCCGCTCGACATCATCTACATCCTGGCCATCCTGCCCGTCTACGCGT CGCTCGTGGGGTTGGtggccgggggcgcgggcgccgtcGCGGGGGGCGCGGCGCTGCTGGAGCTGGAGcgcgcggggctggggctggggctggcgctGCGGCTGCTGCGGGCACTGCGCG CCTCGCTGGGGCTGCGCTCGCTCG TCACGGTGCGCCGCTGCGAGCTCGGCCTGCTGCTCCTCTTCCTGTGCGTGGCCATGGCGCTGTTCGCGCCGCCCGtgcacctgggcacctgggcaccTGGC AGCGCGAGCTGGGCGGGCGCACGTCGCGACTTCTCCAGCGAGCCGGCCAGCTACTGGTGGGCCGTCATCTCCATGACCACCGTGGGCTACGGCGACACCGGGCAGGCGGTGGCGCTCAGCAGCATCCTCAGCGGCATCCTGCTCATGGCCTTCCCGGTCACCTCCATCTTCCACACCTTCTCGCGCTCCTACTGCGAGCTCAAGGAGCAGCAGCAGCGCGCTGCCAGCCCCGCGGCCCTGCGCGAGGACAGCACGCGCTcagccaccgccaccgccaccgccaccgccaccgccaccgccacggAGGGCAGCtggccggggccgggcggcgcgGGTCAAGGCGGGGTCCCCGTGCCTGGGGTGTACAGGACTGCGCCCCGCCAGTAG